The genomic interval CGCCGAGCACGAACAACCCGCCTACCAGCAGGGCGACTTGAAGCACCCGTTGACACACACGCCGCCCAACCGCCGTACGCGTCACGCGCAGGGCGGCACCGGGCAGTGCGGCGGGCCGGTTCATGAGGCGACGATCCTTGCACGGTCCGTCCCAGGACGCGCACCCCCCCTGTCCCACAAGCCAGTTCGTCACGCGGTGTCCGGTATCGGCAGCGGCCGCTTCTCGATCGCCGCCGCCATCACCTCCGGGAACAGGTCGGGCGTACAGGCGAAGGCCGGCGCGCCCAACGCGGCCAGCGCGGAGGCGTGTTCGCGGTCGTAGGCGGGCGTGCCCTCGTCGGAGAGCGCGAGCAGGGTCACGAACTGCACCCCCGACGCCTTCATCGCCGCGACCCGCTTCAGCATCTCGTTGCGGATGCCGCCTTCGTAGAGGTCGCTGATCAGCACGACCACCGTCTCGGCGGGCCGGGTGATCTGCGACTGGCAGTACGCGAGCGCCCTGTTGATGTCCGTACCGCCGCCGAGCTGTGTTCCGAAGAGCACGTCCACCGGGTCGTCGAGCTGGTCGGTGAGGTCGACGACCGCCGTGTCGAAGACGACGAGCCGGGTGTTGATCGACCGCATGGACGCCAGCACCGCCCCGAACACGGAGGCGTAGACGACGGACGCCGCCATCGACCCGGACTGGTCGATGCAGAGGATGACCTCCTTCTTCACGGACTGGGACGCGCGCCCGTATCCGATCAGCCGCTCCGGCACGATCGTCCGGTACTCGGGCAGGTAGTGCTTGAGGTTGGCCGCGATCGTGCGGTTCCAGTCGATGTCGTGGTGGCGCGGCCGGTTGACACGGGCGCTGCGGTCGAGCGCGCCGGTGAGGGTGGCCCGGGTACGGGAGGCGAGCCGCTTCTCCAGGTCCTGGACGACCTTGCGCACCACCGCCCGCGCCGTCTCCTTCGTGGTCTCCGGCATCGCCTTGTTGAGGGAGAGCAGCGTGCCGACGAGATGCACGTCGGCCTCGACCGCCTCCAGCATCTCCGGTTCGAGGAGCAGCGCGGACAGCCCGAGCCGGTCGATGGCGTCGCGCTGCATGACCTGGACGACGGAGGACGGGAAGTACGTCCGGATGTCCCCGAGCCAGCGCGCGACGGACGGCGCCGACGCCCCGAGCCCCGCCGAACGGTCCTTCGCCGCCCGCCCCTTGTCCTGCCTGCCGTACAGCGCGGCGAGCGCCCCGTCCATCGCGGCGTCCTGCCCGGACAGCTCGCACCCGGTGCCGTCGGCCGCGTCGCCCCCGAGCACCAGCCGCCACCGCCGCAACCGCTCCTGGCCGGGCTGCCCGGGATCCGCGACCCCGCTGACGGCGACGGCCTCGGCTGTCATCCGCGCACCCCCGTACGCAGCCCTTCCCACAGCGGTACGACCCGTACAGCCGTCGCCGGGCGGTCCACGCCCCTGCCGGCACGCGCCAGTTGGACTCTCTCGCCCGGCCTTCTCGTGCCCTGCCTGCCGTCGCCGTTCGTCATCCCGCCACCCCCACAAGCTCGTTGTCGCCGTTGTTCAGTACGTCGTCCAGCCCCAACAGCAGCCGCAGCACCGGCACGACCGCGTCCGCGCGCCCGGCGTCCAACTCCGTCCCGAACCCGGGTATCCCGGCCGCCGTCGCCGCCGTACCCACCTGCTTCCCCGGACCGCGCCGCACCAACTCCCCGAGTGTTCGGCGCACTCCGGGCTCGTACGACGAGAACGTTCGCCTCAGCAAAGGCAGTACGTCCGTGAACGCCTCCGCCGGCACCCCGGTCAGCCACGCGTCCACCAGCCCGAGCAACCGCTCGTCGTGGACGAGGAGCAGCCCGCCCCCGCCACCGACGAACCCCTCGATCCACGCGGCCGCGTCCGCCGGAGGTGTCCCCGGCGAGAGCACGAGCCCCATCAACCGGGCCGCCTCGTCCGGCCCCAACTCCCCTTCGTCCAGGAGGAGTCGTACGGCCCGCCCGCGAATGACACCGGGAATGGTGTCCCGCGCGGAGAGCGTCCGCAGCACCGCGCGCCAACGGACCCGCAGGTCACCGTGCCCGGGTCCGGGGCCAGGTCCGTCGCTCTGCCCAGGTGCGGAGGTGTCACCGTGGCCGGTTCCGGAGGCGTCGCCCAACAGCGCCACCGCCCCGTGCACCGCGTCCACGTGCCGCCGCATCTCCTCCGCGGCATCCGCGTCGAGGGCCGCGCAGGCCGGAGGCAGCCCGACGAAGACGCGCTCGGCGAGGCCCGCCGCGACCTCGGTCAGCGCGCCGGT from Streptomyces sp. NBC_01288 carries:
- a CDS encoding vWA domain-containing protein, which encodes MTAEAVAVSGVADPGQPGQERLRRWRLVLGGDAADGTGCELSGQDAAMDGALAALYGRQDKGRAAKDRSAGLGASAPSVARWLGDIRTYFPSSVVQVMQRDAIDRLGLSALLLEPEMLEAVEADVHLVGTLLSLNKAMPETTKETARAVVRKVVQDLEKRLASRTRATLTGALDRSARVNRPRHHDIDWNRTIAANLKHYLPEYRTIVPERLIGYGRASQSVKKEVILCIDQSGSMAASVVYASVFGAVLASMRSINTRLVVFDTAVVDLTDQLDDPVDVLFGTQLGGGTDINRALAYCQSQITRPAETVVVLISDLYEGGIRNEMLKRVAAMKASGVQFVTLLALSDEGTPAYDREHASALAALGAPAFACTPDLFPEVMAAAIEKRPLPIPDTA